Proteins from a single region of Trichoderma asperellum chromosome 3, complete sequence:
- a CDS encoding uncharacterized protein (BUSCO:EOG092D3HE2), which yields MDRPVTPPAPSDRPRTASSQTPEMVRRIGESRLRAKAIREQREAEERAAGTAVRLPKSAAGFIPTENVHVSKLSNGKRPYTDISTGDIAGGNNRDGRNVGDEAALKPARKFTKFVDYNMSSMTDTKGGFLSMEDDPNNYALGAQKPGQTDEQRPKGMTIQEWEKQKTIQNLKRLKAGPFEPGISVLDDQKTRKKCRECGSLEIDFVWEEVFHICVCNNCKDKYPEKYSLLTKTECKEDYLLTDPELRDPELLPHLNKPNPHKSHWHDMMLFLRFQVEEYAIGTKWGSAEALDAEYERRETQKKARKEAKFKEKLLDLKRKTRTEAFRRQAGTLGNKNGAPSKFGDAVGGGGRHVHEWGRTVENEEGMTIKTCVTCGMEVEELEF from the exons ATGGACCGTCCAGTCACGCCTCCGGCTCCCTCGGACAGACCCAGAACTGCTTCGTCACAGACCCCAGAAATGGTCAGACGCATT GGAGAGAGTCGACTTCGTGCCAAAGCCATCCGCGAGCAACGGGAGGCCGAAGAGAGGGCGGCGGGGACTGCAGTAAGACTGCCCAAGTCGGCTGCTGGATTCATACCTACAGAGAATGTTCACGTTTCGAAACTTTCAAATGGAAAGCGACCTTATACCGACATTTCAACTGGCGATATTGCCGGGGGCAACAACCGTGACGGTCGCAATGTGGGCGATGAGGCGGCCTTGAAACCAGCGCGCAAATTTACCAAGTTTGTAGACTACAATATGAGCTCGATGACAGACACAAAAGGCGGCTTTCTTTCCATGGAAGACGACCCCAATAACTATGCGTTGGGCGCACAGAAACCAGGACAGACAGATGAACAGCGGCCAAAAGGAATGACCATCCAAGAGtgggagaaacaaaaaacgATACAAAACCTAAAAAGACTAAAAGCAGGGCCCTTTGAACCTGGCATTAGCGTTTTGGATGACcaaaagacgagaaaaaagtGCAGAGAGTGCGGTAGCCTGGAGATAGACTTTGTATGGGAAGAAGTTTTTCATATTTGTGTGTGCAACAACTGCAAAGATAAATACCCCGAAAAATACTCCCTATTGACAAAGACGGAGTGCAAAGAGGATTATCTTTTAACAGATC CTGAGCTGCGAGATCCTGAATTACTTCCTCATCTGAACAAGCCAAATCCGCACAAATCTCATTGGCACGACATGATGCTCTTTCTGCGTTTCCAGGTAGAGGAATACGCCATTGGTACCAAATGGGGCTCAGCAGAGGCACTAGATGCAGAATATGAACGACGTGAGACACAAAAGAAGGCGCGCAAAGAAGCCAAATTCAAGGAGAAACTACTGGACCTGAAGCGAAAGACGAGAACCGAAGCGTTCCGACGACAAGCTGGGACGTTAGGCAACAAGAATGGGGCGCCGAGCAAATTTGGCGATGCcgtgggaggaggaggccggcATGTGCATGAATGGGGACGGACAGTCGAGAACGAAGAGGGGATGACAATCAAGACTTGCGTAACGTGCGGAATGGAggtggaagagctggaaTTTTGA